Proteins encoded by one window of Thermococcus sp. Bubb.Bath:
- a CDS encoding glycosyltransferase family 2 protein → MSQEKSEKPKVSIIIPTYNERDNLDELFERISRALSEAGYDFEIVVVDDNSPDRTWEYAEELGKTRGYPVKVIRRVNEKGLSSAVIRGFKEASGDVFVVMDADLQHPPEKIPKLVRAIEEGADIVIASRYVPGGGVRNWYWYRKLISKGAIMIGRVALPKIRNVRDPVSGFFALKREVVENAELNPIGFKILMEILIKGTYKKVVEVPFTFGLRKAGESKLSGKTMINYLKHVYRLMKWEGELDRLIKFSIVGTSGIFVNEGFLWFFVRFLGWSKVWANIPAIELSILNNFTWNDLWTFRDLRKRPLWRRLLSFHAAALTGAAVQMAIYAPLVYIGVHYLIANLIGIAASFIVRFLFNRNVTWG, encoded by the coding sequence ATGAGCCAAGAAAAATCAGAAAAGCCAAAGGTTTCAATCATAATCCCAACTTACAATGAGCGGGACAACCTCGACGAACTCTTTGAGAGGATATCCCGCGCGCTGAGTGAAGCGGGATACGATTTTGAGATCGTTGTTGTGGACGATAACTCTCCTGATAGAACGTGGGAATACGCTGAAGAACTGGGGAAAACCAGGGGCTATCCGGTCAAAGTCATACGGAGGGTTAACGAGAAGGGCCTCTCCTCCGCTGTAATTCGGGGCTTCAAAGAGGCCTCTGGGGACGTTTTCGTCGTGATGGACGCGGATTTGCAGCACCCACCGGAGAAGATACCCAAACTCGTCAGGGCGATAGAAGAAGGGGCCGATATAGTAATAGCCAGCAGGTACGTGCCTGGAGGAGGGGTTAGGAACTGGTACTGGTACAGGAAGCTCATTTCAAAGGGCGCCATAATGATAGGGCGCGTTGCACTTCCTAAGATAAGAAACGTCAGGGACCCGGTAAGCGGGTTCTTTGCCCTTAAAAGAGAGGTCGTCGAAAACGCGGAGCTGAACCCGATAGGCTTTAAGATACTCATGGAGATTCTGATCAAGGGAACCTACAAGAAGGTCGTCGAGGTTCCGTTCACTTTCGGCTTGAGGAAAGCGGGGGAGAGCAAGCTGAGCGGAAAGACAATGATAAACTACCTCAAGCACGTCTACAGGCTCATGAAGTGGGAGGGCGAACTCGACAGGCTGATAAAGTTCAGTATCGTTGGAACTTCTGGTATATTCGTAAACGAAGGGTTCCTGTGGTTCTTCGTCAGGTTCCTTGGGTGGAGCAAAGTCTGGGCCAACATACCGGCCATTGAGCTCTCAATTCTCAACAACTTCACTTGGAACGACCTTTGGACCTTCCGAGACCTCAGGAAGCGTCCCTTGTGGAGAAGGCTTCTGAGCTTCCACGCTGCTGCCTTAACTGGAGCCGCCGTCCAGATGGCCATCTACGCCCCGCTGGTTTATATAGGCGTCCATTACCTCATTGCCAACCTGATCGGCATCGCTGCGTCTTTCATTGTCCGCTTCCTCTTCAACAGAAACGTGACGTGGGGATGA